From one Silurus meridionalis isolate SWU-2019-XX chromosome 23, ASM1480568v1, whole genome shotgun sequence genomic stretch:
- the LOC124376628 gene encoding LOW QUALITY PROTEIN: uncharacterized protein LOC124376628 (The sequence of the model RefSeq protein was modified relative to this genomic sequence to represent the inferred CDS: inserted 2 bases in 1 codon) encodes MISLFVALCLFTSVKPSNIKELQVQKVTCGESVTIKCDLSSDNVSVWYKQDFGSXPQMVVRRAHSQIRPGEGFTDGRFSISDNQFILTIKDLKEEDTGTYFCAEVLKSSLIFGSGTLLIVEAEEMKRLPPTVTLMENGDSLTLQCSVQEFTSSCGDQSVYWFRHDSEESPPGIVYTHGDGSDECKKNSEAGSPPQSCVYTLPKRKLQTSDKGTFYCAVAACGQILFGNGTEVKEAGYRSTDQMHVFLLLSIIRVGVFTFMLIIFTIILIVLK; translated from the exons ATGATCTCACTctttgtagctctgtgtctCTTTACATCAG TGAAACCTTCTAACATCAAGGAGCTTCAGGTTCAGAAAGTAACGTGTGGAGAAAGTGTTACTATAAAATGTGACTTGTCCAGTGATAATGTTTCAGTTTGGTataaacaggattttggaag tCCTCAGATGGTAGTGAGACGAGCTCATAGCCAAATCAGACCTGGTGAAGGATTTACAGATGGACGCTTCAGTATTAGTGATAATCAGTTTATTCTCACCATTAAAGACCTGAAAGAAGAGGATACAGGAACATATTTCTGTGCAGAAGTGCTGAAATCTTCACTAATCTTTGGATCTGGAACCCTTTTGATTGTTGAAG CTGAGGAGATGAAACGACTTCCTCCGACTGTAACGCTGATGGAGAACGGAGACTCGCTCACACTCCAGTGTTCAGTACAAGAGTTTACTTCAAGCTGTGGAGACCAGAGTGTGTACTGGTTCAGACACGACTCAGAAGAATCTCCTCCAGGAATCGTTTACACTCATGGAGACGGCAGTGATGAGTGTAAGAAGAACTCTGAGGCTGGTTCTCCTCCACAGAGCTGTGTCTACACTCTCCCCAAGAGGAAGCTCCAGACCTCTGATAAGGGAACGTTCTACTGTGCTGTGGCTGCGTGTGGACAAATCCTCTTTGGGAATGGAACTGAAGTTAAAGAAGCAG GTTACAGAAGTACTGATCAGATGCATGTGTTCTTGCTGCTCTCCATTATTAGAGTTGGAGTTTTTACCTTCATGCTCATTATCTTTACAATAATCCTTatagttttaaaatga
- the LOC124376714 gene encoding uncharacterized protein LOC124376714: MISLFVALYSLLCLCTAVKTSDIKELHVRTVKSGEDVTIACDLSLITDKSKVVWYRQSFGKVPQFFAKRYGTNNYTFTDGFNDNRFSFTVNEHQFDLNITNLREDDGGEYFCGEMELTTIKFTSGTRLQFEDKEMKLCPSPGPENKITGSVTHQNSTSSDENHKTEKHWILYALMTFSIISVIVIMVLVGVLFKNHRKGASSRKPEISSNQADDEDVLNYAAVSFAKKPSSSRTSRDQRHEDVYAQVRIK, from the exons ATGATCTCACTCTTTGTGGCGCTTTACTCTCTGCTTTGTCTCTGCACAGCTG taaaaacatcTGACATCAAGGAGCTTCACGTGAGAACAGTAAAGAGTGGAGAAGATGTAACTATAGCGTGTGATCTCAGTCTGATCACAGACAAAAGTAAAGTAGTCTGGTACAGACAGAGTTTTGGAAAAGTGCCTCAGTTTTTTGCAAAACGTTACGGGACAAATAACTACACATTTACTGATGGATTTAATGATAATCGCTTCAGTTTTACTGTAAATGAGCATCAGTTTGATCTCAACATTACGAACCTGAGAGAAGATGATGGAGGAGAATATTTCTGTGGAGAAATGGAGTTAACTACAATAAAGTTCACATCTGGAACACGTCTGCAATTTGAAG ataaagagatgAAACTCTGTCCTTCACCTGGACCAGAAAACAAGATCACAGGTTCTGTTACACACCAGAATTCAACCAGCAGTGATGAAAACCATAAGA cTGAAAAGCATTGGATTCTTTATGCCTTAATGACCTTCAGTATAATATCTGTTATTGTAATCATGGTTCTGGTtggagttttatttaaaaatcatagaaaag GTGCTTCATCACGAAAGCCTGAAATCAGCAGCAATCAG gctgatgatgaagatgtcTTGAACTATGCAGCTGTGAGTTTTGCTAAGAAACCTTCATCCTCCAGAACATCCAGAGACCAGAGACATGAAGACGTTTATGCACAAGTTCGAATCAAATAG